From Cellulomonas oligotrophica, a single genomic window includes:
- a CDS encoding carbohydrate ABC transporter permease, producing MTTAPAALARPPAPGRATRRAPRRYGKAIAFFVAPFGLLFTLFYVVPIAAAVWQSLLTVERDGTFGAARQVFGGLVQYEAVFRNEAFWESVGRVLLFGVVQVPVMLGLALLFALLLDSPLVRGKKFFRLAYFVPYAVPGVIAAIMWGFLYSPRLSPFTALTANVPILGADLVLWAIANVVTWVYVGYNMLIIYSALLAIPGEVSEAAVLDGAGQARIALSIKVPMVMPAISLTAIFSIIGTLQLLAEPQVFRSFSSAVTSTFTPNMTVYATSAVPNTSLAAAFSVVLALMTFVLSFGFLKLSQRKEAR from the coding sequence ATGACCACCGCCCCCGCCGCGCTCGCGCGGCCCCCGGCCCCCGGCCGGGCCACCCGGCGCGCGCCGCGGCGCTACGGGAAGGCGATCGCCTTCTTCGTCGCCCCGTTCGGGCTGCTGTTCACCCTGTTCTACGTCGTGCCGATCGCCGCCGCGGTCTGGCAGTCGCTGCTCACGGTCGAGCGCGACGGCACGTTCGGCGCGGCCCGGCAGGTGTTCGGCGGGCTCGTGCAGTACGAGGCCGTCTTCCGCAACGAGGCGTTCTGGGAGTCCGTCGGCCGCGTGCTGCTGTTCGGCGTCGTGCAGGTGCCGGTCATGCTCGGCCTGGCGCTGCTGTTCGCGCTGCTGCTGGACTCCCCGCTGGTGCGCGGCAAGAAGTTCTTCCGCCTGGCGTACTTCGTGCCGTACGCGGTGCCCGGCGTCATCGCCGCGATCATGTGGGGCTTCCTGTACTCCCCGCGCCTGTCGCCGTTCACGGCCCTGACCGCCAACGTGCCGATCCTCGGTGCCGACCTCGTGCTGTGGGCGATCGCCAACGTCGTGACGTGGGTCTACGTCGGCTACAACATGCTGATCATCTACTCGGCGCTGCTGGCGATCCCCGGGGAGGTGTCCGAGGCCGCCGTGCTCGACGGCGCCGGCCAGGCGCGCATCGCGCTGTCGATCAAGGTCCCGATGGTCATGCCCGCCATCTCGCTGACCGCGATCTTCTCCATCATCGGCACGCTCCAGCTGCTCGCCGAGCCGCAGGTCTTCCGGTCTTTCAGCTCGGCCGTGACCAGCACGTTCACCCCGAACATGACCGTCTACGCGACGTCGGCCGTGCCGAACACGTCGCTGGCCGCCGCGTTCTCCGTGGTCCTGGCCCTCATGACGTTCGTGCTGTCGTTCGGGTTCCTCAAGCTGTCCCAGCGCAAGGAGGCGCGATGA
- a CDS encoding GAF domain-containing protein has protein sequence MRSSTRAHVARLTDETARAHADVAALTEVVQALAGARTLEAGVGAALRVVREQFGWAYGSYWAVDREARVLRFAAESGDAGEEFRKVTRTASFAEGVGLSGRAWRTRGLVSVRDLGELTDCVRAPAAQRAGVRSGVCFPILVEGEVAGTMDFFTTEVLDLDPARLSVLESVGTLVSQTLERLVVAEVQAESARDTEATTAVLQTVTAATTADAALRGALDAVREGFGWAYGSFWAIDEVDRVLRFSQESGDAGPEFRRVTREASFAEGVGLAGRTWRARELVFVPDLAEVTDCVRAPAARAAGVKSGVCLPIIVDGAIVGTMDFFVLETIDLTPGRRAALQNTAFLIGQSLSRFASADRLRVAGQELVTSIEEVERNVVAATSVAADGQRLVLEADQDVAGLGRSSEEIGQVVKTIQTIAAQTNLLALNATIEAARAGEAGRGFAVVANEVKELANETATATTEVGDKVGAIQRQVATAVASLAGIRDVVERINETQNVIGSVLTEQVAVTRAILN, from the coding sequence ATGCGTTCCAGCACCCGTGCGCACGTCGCGCGCCTCACCGACGAGACGGCCCGCGCGCACGCCGACGTCGCCGCCCTGACCGAGGTCGTCCAGGCGCTCGCAGGCGCCCGCACGCTCGAGGCCGGTGTCGGCGCTGCGCTGCGGGTCGTGCGCGAGCAGTTCGGCTGGGCCTACGGGTCGTACTGGGCCGTCGACCGCGAGGCGCGCGTGCTGCGCTTCGCCGCCGAGTCCGGCGACGCGGGCGAGGAGTTCCGCAAGGTCACCCGGACCGCGTCGTTCGCCGAGGGCGTCGGCCTGTCCGGCCGTGCCTGGCGGACCCGCGGGCTGGTCAGCGTCCGTGACCTCGGCGAGCTGACGGACTGCGTGCGCGCCCCCGCCGCGCAGCGCGCCGGCGTCCGGTCGGGCGTCTGCTTCCCGATCCTCGTCGAGGGCGAGGTCGCCGGCACGATGGACTTCTTCACCACCGAGGTCCTCGACCTCGACCCGGCGCGGCTGTCGGTGCTCGAGAGCGTCGGCACCCTCGTCTCGCAGACCCTCGAGCGCCTCGTCGTGGCCGAGGTGCAGGCGGAGTCGGCGCGCGACACCGAGGCCACGACGGCCGTCCTGCAGACCGTGACGGCCGCCACCACCGCGGACGCCGCGCTGCGCGGGGCGCTCGACGCCGTCCGCGAGGGCTTCGGCTGGGCGTACGGGTCGTTCTGGGCGATCGACGAGGTCGACCGGGTCCTGCGGTTCTCGCAGGAGTCCGGCGACGCGGGGCCGGAGTTCCGCCGGGTGACCCGCGAGGCGTCGTTCGCGGAGGGCGTCGGCCTCGCGGGCCGCACCTGGAGGGCGCGCGAGCTCGTGTTCGTGCCCGACCTGGCCGAGGTGACCGACTGCGTGCGTGCCCCCGCCGCGCGGGCCGCCGGGGTGAAGTCCGGCGTCTGCCTGCCGATCATCGTCGACGGCGCCATCGTCGGGACCATGGACTTCTTCGTCCTCGAGACGATCGACCTGACGCCCGGCCGGCGCGCGGCGCTGCAGAACACGGCGTTCCTCATCGGCCAGTCCCTGAGCCGGTTCGCGTCCGCCGACCGTCTGCGCGTGGCCGGCCAGGAGCTCGTCACGTCGATCGAGGAGGTCGAGCGCAACGTCGTCGCGGCCACGTCCGTGGCGGCCGACGGTCAGCGGCTCGTGCTGGAGGCCGACCAGGACGTCGCCGGTCTGGGCCGGTCGAGCGAGGAGATCGGCCAGGTCGTCAAGACGATCCAGACCATCGCCGCGCAGACGAACCTGCTCGCCCTGAACGCGACCATCGAGGCCGCCCGTGCCGGTGAGGCGGGTCGCGGGTTCGCGGTCGTCGCCAACGAGGTCAAGGAGCTCGCCAACGAGACGGCCACGGCGACGACGGAGGTCGGCGACAAGGTCGGCGCCATCCAGCGCCAGGTCGCGACCGCCGTCGCGTCGCTCGCGGGGATCCGCGACGTCGTCGAGCGCATCAACGAGACCCAGAACGTCATCGGCTCCGTGCTGACCGAGCAGGTCGCGGTGACGCGCGCGATCCTCAACTGA
- a CDS encoding ABC transporter substrate-binding protein, translating to MKKETPMHQRTRTGTVALLASSLLIGTLAACSTGDDTAAGGADAAACEPSEGTVELSFTSWIPGIETAVETWNEANPDIQVTVQTGPNGNSGTYQNFFNQLEAGNAPDLGQIEYDALPNFRVQDGLEDLSACADVVAAQEQFVDWTWGQVTLGDEESVWAVPQDAGPMALFYRADLFEENGIEVPTTWEEYQAAAEQIRELDGYITNFSQSDVNQFAGFVWQAGGQWFANDADGWSVTLADDASTQVADYWQGLMSDDLVATYPAWTPEWDNAYNSGEVWTWVSAVWGANSIASGAPDTAGKWAVAPMPQWEDGGTAAGNWGGSSTAVFKGTEHLYEATKFALWLNTSEEALTILNEEANIYPATTAGLELPVLKEGVEFYGGQAIYDVFAEASAQVNPDFVWGPTMTQVYTDVSDGFKEAATGQGTLLDALEAAQSSTVEALEAQAIPVKQ from the coding sequence ATGAAGAAGGAAACCCCCATGCACCAGCGCACGCGGACGGGCACCGTCGCCCTCCTCGCCTCCTCCCTCCTGATCGGCACGCTCGCGGCGTGCTCGACCGGTGACGACACCGCCGCCGGCGGCGCCGACGCCGCGGCCTGCGAGCCGTCCGAGGGCACGGTCGAGCTGAGCTTCACGTCCTGGATCCCCGGCATCGAGACCGCCGTCGAGACGTGGAACGAGGCCAACCCCGACATCCAGGTGACGGTCCAGACCGGCCCCAACGGCAACTCCGGCACCTACCAGAACTTCTTCAACCAGCTCGAGGCCGGCAACGCGCCCGACCTGGGCCAGATCGAGTACGACGCGCTGCCGAACTTCCGCGTCCAGGACGGCCTGGAGGACCTGTCGGCCTGCGCCGACGTCGTCGCCGCGCAGGAGCAGTTCGTCGACTGGACCTGGGGCCAGGTCACCCTCGGCGACGAGGAGTCGGTCTGGGCCGTCCCGCAGGACGCCGGCCCGATGGCGCTGTTCTACCGCGCCGACCTGTTCGAGGAGAACGGCATCGAGGTGCCGACCACGTGGGAGGAGTACCAGGCGGCCGCGGAGCAGATCCGTGAGCTCGACGGGTACATCACCAACTTCTCCCAGTCGGACGTCAACCAGTTCGCGGGCTTCGTGTGGCAGGCCGGCGGGCAGTGGTTCGCCAACGACGCCGACGGCTGGTCGGTCACGCTGGCCGACGACGCCTCGACGCAGGTCGCCGACTACTGGCAGGGCCTGATGTCGGACGACCTCGTCGCGACGTACCCGGCGTGGACCCCCGAGTGGGACAACGCCTACAACTCCGGCGAGGTCTGGACCTGGGTCTCCGCGGTCTGGGGCGCCAACTCCATCGCGTCGGGCGCGCCCGACACGGCTGGCAAGTGGGCCGTCGCGCCCATGCCGCAGTGGGAGGACGGCGGCACCGCCGCCGGCAACTGGGGCGGCTCGTCCACCGCGGTCTTCAAGGGCACCGAGCACCTGTACGAGGCCACGAAGTTCGCGCTGTGGCTCAACACGTCCGAGGAGGCGCTGACCATCCTCAACGAGGAGGCCAACATCTACCCGGCCACCACCGCCGGGCTCGAGCTGCCGGTCCTGAAGGAGGGCGTCGAGTTCTACGGCGGCCAGGCCATCTACGACGTGTTCGCCGAGGCGTCCGCGCAGGTCAACCCGGACTTCGTGTGGGGCCCGACGATGACGCAGGTCTACACCGACGTCTCGGACGGCTTCAAGGAGGCCGCGACCGGCCAGGGCACGCTCCTGGACGCGCTCGAGGCGGCCCAGTCCTCCACGGTCGAGGCCCTCGAGGCCCAGGCCATCCCCGTGAAGCAGTGA
- a CDS encoding TetR/AcrR family transcriptional regulator, producing the protein MTQRRDARLNRARLVAAAEEVFETHGSAVSLDLVAEHAGVGRATLYRHFPDRPALVAAVFDARVDALERRVAGMPGADALHLLVHAIGARQVASPGLLTTVRRSQDGVAHLEAVTVRVRGLLARALADAHAAGAARPDATTADVMLVFAMLEGVVALRGPDEAAAAVERAADLALRGILHAGVPARR; encoded by the coding sequence ATGACCCAACGACGCGACGCCCGGCTCAACCGTGCGCGCCTCGTCGCCGCCGCCGAGGAGGTGTTCGAGACGCACGGGTCCGCCGTGTCGCTCGACCTCGTCGCGGAGCACGCCGGTGTGGGGCGGGCCACCCTCTACCGGCACTTCCCCGACCGGCCCGCGCTCGTCGCCGCCGTGTTCGACGCCCGCGTCGACGCCCTCGAGCGGCGGGTGGCCGGCATGCCGGGCGCGGACGCCCTGCACCTGCTGGTGCACGCGATCGGTGCCCGCCAGGTCGCCTCGCCCGGGCTGCTGACCACCGTGCGCCGCTCGCAGGACGGCGTCGCCCACCTCGAGGCGGTCACCGTGCGTGTGCGGGGGCTGCTCGCCCGCGCGCTGGCGGACGCGCACGCCGCGGGGGCCGCCCGCCCGGACGCGACGACCGCCGACGTCATGCTCGTGTTCGCGATGCTCGAGGGCGTGGTCGCGCTCCGGGGTCCCGACGAGGCGGCGGCGGCCGTGGAGCGCGCGGCCGACCTGGCGCTGCGCGGGATCCTGCACGCGGGCGTCCCCGCGCGACGCTGA
- a CDS encoding alpha-galactosidase encodes MIHHLRAGGVSLVVDAPGTQVPSVLHWGADLGPLPADALDALAGAVLPAVPPSSIDVPLRLSLVPTLAEGWSGQPGLAVHRAAGPLDVALATTAVEVRDDDGDQVLDVRTADPAAAVAVRTEVRLAPEGVLTVRHTLANTGDGPLHVQTLDVVLPVPDRARELADHTGLWSHERRQQRLLPGHGVWLREGRHGRPGHDDAYLLVAGTPGFGTRTGEVWSVHCAWSGDRRLWSERSPLGPSALGGGELWAPGETTLAPGEDLTTPWLVATWSGDGLDGLSDRLHARHRRRRGPLRPRPLVLNTWEAVYFDHDLPTLSRLVDVAARVGVERFVLDDGWFRGRRDDRTSLGDWTVDPDVWPDGLHPLAQRVTAAGMELGLWVEPEMVSADSDLARAHPDWVLGRPAALEWRHQRVLDLAHPGAWAHVHDALVALLEEYPVRFLKWDHNRDLLAPGAHAQTAALYRMLDALRARFPDVEIESCASGGGRVDLGVAERVDRFWASDTNDPLERQEIHRWSTLLLPPEHLGAHLGDARAHTTGRTSDLGFRLATSLFGHAGIEGDLTRSEPAELAAVTVWAQAYRRLRGLLHTGTVVRAEVPDPALAVHGVVAADRSEAVVALVALAAPQAALPAPARVPGLDPARSYRVTHVDLGAGAPLTVGDAPPAWWADVLAGRDVVLPGRVLEQTGLARPLLAPQQAAVLHLTALDA; translated from the coding sequence ATGATCCACCACCTGCGTGCCGGGGGCGTGAGCCTCGTGGTCGACGCCCCCGGCACGCAGGTGCCGTCGGTCCTGCACTGGGGGGCCGACCTCGGGCCCCTGCCGGCCGACGCGCTCGACGCGCTCGCCGGGGCGGTCCTCCCCGCCGTGCCGCCGAGCTCGATCGACGTCCCGCTGCGGCTGTCCCTCGTGCCGACCCTCGCCGAGGGCTGGTCCGGTCAGCCCGGTCTGGCCGTGCACCGCGCCGCCGGCCCCCTCGACGTCGCGCTCGCGACGACCGCCGTGGAGGTCCGCGACGACGACGGCGACCAGGTGCTCGACGTCCGCACCGCCGACCCGGCGGCCGCCGTGGCCGTGCGCACCGAGGTGCGCCTGGCGCCCGAGGGCGTGCTGACCGTGCGCCACACCCTGGCGAACACCGGCGACGGCCCCCTGCACGTGCAGACCCTCGACGTGGTGCTGCCCGTGCCCGACCGCGCCCGCGAGCTCGCCGACCACACCGGCCTGTGGAGCCACGAGCGCCGCCAGCAGCGCCTGCTGCCGGGGCACGGGGTGTGGCTGCGCGAGGGCCGGCACGGCCGCCCCGGCCACGACGACGCCTACCTGCTCGTCGCCGGGACCCCCGGGTTCGGCACCCGCACCGGCGAGGTCTGGTCCGTGCACTGCGCGTGGAGCGGCGACCGCCGGCTGTGGTCCGAGCGCTCCCCGCTGGGCCCGTCCGCGCTCGGCGGCGGTGAGCTCTGGGCCCCCGGCGAGACCACCCTCGCCCCGGGGGAGGACCTGACGACTCCGTGGCTGGTGGCCACCTGGTCCGGCGACGGTCTCGACGGGCTCAGCGACCGCCTGCACGCCCGCCACCGGCGTCGGCGCGGGCCCTTGCGCCCCCGGCCCCTCGTGCTCAACACGTGGGAGGCCGTGTACTTCGACCACGACCTGCCCACGCTGTCGCGGCTCGTCGACGTCGCCGCGCGCGTCGGCGTGGAGCGGTTCGTCCTCGACGACGGCTGGTTCCGCGGGCGCCGCGACGACCGCACGTCCCTCGGCGACTGGACCGTCGACCCCGACGTGTGGCCCGACGGCCTGCACCCGCTGGCGCAGCGCGTCACGGCCGCCGGCATGGAGCTCGGCCTGTGGGTCGAGCCCGAGATGGTCAGCGCCGACTCCGACCTGGCCCGTGCGCACCCCGACTGGGTGCTCGGCCGCCCGGCCGCGCTGGAGTGGCGCCACCAGCGCGTGCTCGACCTCGCGCACCCCGGGGCGTGGGCGCACGTGCACGACGCGCTCGTCGCGCTGCTCGAGGAGTACCCCGTGCGGTTCCTCAAGTGGGACCACAACCGCGACCTGCTGGCCCCCGGCGCCCACGCGCAGACCGCTGCCCTGTACCGGATGCTCGACGCGCTGCGCGCGCGGTTCCCCGACGTGGAGATCGAGTCCTGCGCGTCCGGCGGCGGCCGCGTCGACCTGGGCGTCGCCGAGCGCGTCGACCGGTTCTGGGCCTCGGACACCAACGACCCGCTGGAGCGCCAGGAGATCCACCGCTGGTCGACGCTGCTCCTGCCGCCCGAGCACCTGGGCGCGCACCTCGGCGACGCCCGCGCGCACACCACGGGCCGCACCAGCGACCTCGGGTTCCGCCTGGCGACCTCCCTGTTCGGGCACGCCGGCATCGAGGGCGACCTGACCCGCTCCGAACCCGCCGAGCTCGCCGCGGTCACCGTGTGGGCGCAGGCGTACCGGCGGCTGCGCGGCCTGCTGCACACCGGCACCGTCGTGCGGGCCGAGGTCCCCGACCCCGCGCTGGCCGTGCACGGCGTGGTCGCGGCGGACCGCTCGGAGGCCGTCGTCGCGCTGGTCGCGCTGGCCGCGCCGCAGGCCGCCCTGCCCGCCCCGGCGCGCGTGCCCGGCCTCGACCCGGCGCGGTCCTACCGGGTGACGCACGTCGACCTCGGCGCGGGTGCGCCGCTCACCGTCGGCGACGCGCCCCCCGCGTGGTGGGCGGACGTGCTCGCGGGCCGGGACGTCGTGCTGCCCGGCCGCGTGCTCGAGCAGACCGGGCTGGCCCGCCCCCTGCTGGCCCCGCAGCAGGCCGCGGTCCTGCACCTGACGGCTCTCGACGCCTGA
- a CDS encoding carbohydrate ABC transporter permease yields MTTLQARPARSAAAASAPGRSVRTPVVPRIAAMTVMVVFTGYFLFPLWWLLVASSKTRGDVLGTNPLWFADLHLVDNVRDVLTYRDGLFGQWMGNSLLYAGVGAAVATLLASMCGYALAKYQFRGREALFNVVLGGVLVPATALALPLFLIFSAVDLTDTYWSVLLPSIVSPFGVYLSRIYAAASVPDELIEAARLDGAGEIRTFFGVSVRLMVPALVTVYLFQFVAIWNNFFLPLIMLRDERKFPVTFGLYTWNSQVNQIPELNTFVLVGALLSIIPLVVAFLALQRFWRGGLGAGSVK; encoded by the coding sequence ATGACCACGCTCCAGGCCCGCCCCGCGCGCAGCGCCGCGGCGGCCAGCGCACCGGGCCGCTCGGTCCGCACCCCGGTGGTCCCGCGGATCGCCGCGATGACGGTCATGGTGGTCTTCACCGGGTACTTCCTGTTCCCGCTGTGGTGGCTGCTCGTCGCGTCGTCCAAGACCCGCGGCGACGTCCTCGGCACCAACCCCCTGTGGTTCGCCGACCTGCACCTGGTCGACAACGTCCGCGACGTCCTGACGTACCGGGACGGGCTGTTCGGGCAGTGGATGGGCAACTCGCTGCTCTACGCCGGCGTCGGTGCCGCGGTCGCGACGCTGCTCGCCTCGATGTGCGGGTACGCGCTGGCCAAGTACCAGTTCCGCGGCCGGGAGGCGCTGTTCAACGTCGTCCTCGGCGGGGTGCTCGTGCCCGCGACGGCGCTCGCGCTGCCGCTGTTCCTCATCTTCTCCGCGGTCGACCTCACCGACACGTACTGGTCGGTGCTGCTGCCGAGCATCGTCAGCCCGTTCGGGGTGTACCTGTCGCGGATCTACGCCGCGGCGAGCGTGCCCGACGAGCTCATCGAGGCCGCCCGCCTCGACGGCGCCGGCGAGATCCGGACGTTCTTCGGGGTGTCGGTGCGGCTCATGGTGCCGGCCCTGGTGACCGTCTACCTCTTCCAGTTCGTCGCGATCTGGAACAACTTCTTCCTCCCGCTGATCATGCTGCGCGACGAGCGCAAGTTCCCCGTGACGTTCGGGCTCTACACCTGGAACTCCCAGGTCAACCAGATCCCCGAGCTCAACACGTTCGTGCTCGTCGGCGCCCTGCTGTCGATCATCCCGCTCGTCGTCGCGTTCCTCGCGCTGCAGCGGTTCTGGCGGGGCGGCCTCGGCGCCGGCTCCGTCAAGTGA
- a CDS encoding ThuA domain-containing protein has product MGHQQLRAPAAPTRRALVLVGRGRYADPWHDTAATAGRLHPLLVDAGLAPAVHGTAPGLLGPDGLATREVGRPDLLVVVAGTGRVDPGFDGDDAAWSGFHAALAGLVADGVPLLALHASANAFHDAPGWSRLLGGRWVDDVSWHPPLGTARFDVADPEHPVTAGLGAVEAVDEQYLDLDVDPAAHVLLTTRHEGVDHPVVWVAPGPGRVVYDALGHDVRSWASPGRRDLVRRTVRWLVDAPG; this is encoded by the coding sequence ATGGGCCACCAGCAGCTCCGCGCCCCCGCGGCTCCGACCCGGCGGGCGCTCGTCCTCGTCGGCCGGGGGCGGTACGCCGACCCCTGGCACGACACCGCCGCGACCGCGGGGCGCCTGCACCCGCTGCTCGTCGACGCCGGGCTGGCACCGGCGGTGCACGGCACCGCACCGGGCCTCCTCGGCCCCGACGGGCTCGCCACCCGTGAGGTCGGCCGGCCCGACCTGCTCGTCGTGGTCGCCGGCACCGGGCGCGTCGACCCCGGCTTCGACGGCGACGACGCGGCCTGGTCCGGGTTCCACGCCGCGCTGGCCGGCCTCGTCGCGGACGGTGTGCCGCTGCTCGCGCTGCACGCGTCCGCCAACGCCTTCCACGACGCACCCGGCTGGTCGCGGCTCCTGGGCGGGCGCTGGGTCGACGACGTGTCCTGGCACCCGCCGCTGGGCACCGCGCGGTTCGACGTCGCCGACCCCGAGCACCCGGTGACGGCCGGGCTCGGCGCCGTCGAGGCGGTCGACGAGCAGTACCTCGACCTCGACGTCGACCCGGCCGCGCACGTCCTGCTCACGACCCGGCACGAGGGCGTCGACCACCCGGTGGTCTGGGTCGCGCCCGGGCCCGGCCGGGTCGTCTACGACGCGCTCGGGCACGACGTGCGCTCCTGGGCGAGCCCGGGGCGCCGCGACCTCGTCCGACGGACCGTCCGCTGGCTCGTCGACGCCCCGGGCTGA
- a CDS encoding glycoside hydrolase family 3 C-terminal domain-containing protein, translated as MTTAETTPTPTAGSTPSTDPAALLAEMTLEEKGALLDGADFWHTEPVPHLGVPSLLVTDGPHGLRKQVEGGDHLGLTDSVPATCFPPAAGLASSWDVDLARRVGEALGAESRAEGVAVLLGPGVNIKRSPLCGRNFEYLSEDPFLAGRLAAGLVEGVQRQGVGASLKHFAVNNQETDRMTVSADVDERTLREIYLPAFEHVVREARPWTVMCSYNKVNGVYASQDPWLLTRVLREEWGFDGLVVSDWGAVDDRAAAVAAGLDLEMPSSGGAGTRRVLDAVAAGTLAEADVDRAARRVLELVARAQPGLAAGGTVDLDAHHALAREAATASAVLLRNEGGLLPLDPEHGGTVAVVGELARSPRYQGAGSSQVNPTRLDDALGALRAGLAGRREVVFAPGYVVEEEAGDPVLVAEAVAAARDAEVVLLFLGLPASYESEGYDRAHTRLPDAQVALLEAVAAVNPDVVVVLSNGSVVTMPWLHRTRAVLEGWLLGQAGGSAVADLLLGRADPSGRLAETVPLRELDTPTVGAFPGELGHVRYAEGLLVGYRWYDTRGLDVAFPFGHGLSYTTFAWSDAAVEVVDAAAGRVDVHVTVTNTGDRAGTETVQVYVADPVSAVARPAQELKGFARVPLAPGESRRVRVALDDRSFAWWHTARGTWVVEGGAFEVRVSASSRDVRARLTVELPGVDVTEPVGPASTVAAWLADPQAGPWLRERLAGSGFATLLEDGQHGEMMRAIPLVRLSRFPGFPVAEDALAGRPGAS; from the coding sequence ATGACGACCGCAGAGACCACGCCGACCCCGACCGCCGGCAGCACCCCGAGCACCGACCCCGCGGCCCTGCTGGCCGAGATGACCCTGGAGGAGAAGGGCGCGCTGCTCGACGGCGCGGACTTCTGGCACACCGAGCCGGTCCCGCACCTGGGCGTGCCGTCCCTGCTGGTCACCGACGGCCCGCACGGGCTGCGCAAGCAGGTCGAGGGCGGCGACCACCTCGGCCTGACCGACTCCGTGCCCGCGACGTGCTTCCCGCCCGCGGCCGGCCTGGCCTCGTCGTGGGACGTCGACCTGGCCCGCCGGGTCGGCGAGGCGCTCGGCGCGGAGTCGCGCGCCGAGGGCGTCGCGGTGCTGCTCGGCCCCGGCGTCAACATCAAGCGGTCCCCGCTGTGCGGGCGCAACTTCGAGTACCTGTCCGAGGACCCGTTCCTCGCCGGGCGGCTCGCGGCCGGGCTCGTCGAGGGCGTGCAGCGCCAGGGTGTCGGGGCGTCGCTCAAGCACTTCGCGGTCAACAACCAGGAGACCGACCGCATGACGGTCTCCGCCGACGTCGACGAGCGCACGCTGCGCGAGATCTACCTGCCGGCGTTCGAGCACGTGGTGCGTGAGGCCCGGCCGTGGACGGTGATGTGCTCGTACAACAAGGTCAACGGCGTGTACGCGTCGCAGGACCCGTGGCTGCTGACCCGGGTGCTGCGCGAGGAGTGGGGCTTCGACGGGCTCGTCGTGTCCGACTGGGGTGCGGTCGACGACCGGGCGGCGGCCGTCGCGGCCGGGCTGGACCTGGAGATGCCGTCGTCCGGGGGCGCGGGCACCCGGCGCGTGCTCGACGCGGTGGCCGCGGGCACGCTCGCCGAGGCCGACGTCGACCGGGCCGCGCGGCGCGTGCTCGAGCTCGTCGCCAGGGCGCAGCCCGGCCTGGCCGCGGGCGGGACCGTCGACCTCGACGCGCACCACGCCCTCGCGCGCGAGGCGGCCACCGCGAGCGCGGTGCTGCTGCGCAACGAGGGTGGTCTGCTGCCGCTGGACCCGGAGCACGGCGGCACGGTGGCCGTGGTCGGCGAGCTCGCGCGCAGCCCCCGCTACCAGGGGGCCGGCAGCTCGCAGGTGAACCCGACGCGCCTGGACGACGCGCTGGGCGCGCTGCGGGCGGGGCTCGCGGGGCGGCGCGAGGTCGTGTTCGCCCCCGGGTACGTGGTCGAGGAGGAGGCGGGCGACCCGGTGCTGGTGGCCGAGGCCGTCGCGGCGGCGCGGGACGCCGAGGTGGTGCTGCTGTTCCTGGGGCTGCCGGCGTCGTACGAGTCGGAGGGCTACGACCGGGCGCACACCCGCCTGCCGGACGCGCAGGTGGCGCTGCTGGAGGCGGTCGCGGCGGTCAACCCCGACGTCGTGGTCGTGCTGTCCAACGGGTCGGTGGTGACGATGCCGTGGCTGCACCGCACCCGGGCCGTGCTGGAGGGCTGGCTGCTGGGGCAGGCGGGCGGCTCCGCGGTCGCGGACCTGCTGCTGGGACGGGCGGACCCGTCGGGCCGGCTGGCGGAGACGGTCCCGCTGCGCGAGCTGGACACCCCGACGGTGGGGGCGTTCCCCGGCGAGCTCGGGCACGTGCGCTACGCCGAGGGCCTGCTCGTGGGGTACCGCTGGTACGACACGCGCGGCCTGGACGTGGCCTTCCCGTTCGGGCACGGGCTGTCGTACACGACGTTCGCGTGGTCGGACGCCGCGGTCGAGGTGGTCGACGCCGCGGCCGGCCGGGTCGACGTGCACGTCACCGTGACGAACACCGGCGACCGGGCCGGGACGGAGACGGTCCAGGTGTACGTCGCCGACCCGGTGAGCGCCGTGGCGCGGCCCGCGCAGGAGCTCAAGGGCTTCGCGCGGGTGCCCCTGGCGCCGGGCGAGAGCCGCCGGGTGCGGGTCGCGCTCGACGACCGGTCGTTCGCGTGGTGGCACACCGCCCGCGGCACGTGGGTCGTCGAGGGCGGGGCGTTCGAGGTGCGGGTCTCGGCGTCGTCGCGGGACGTGCGGGCGCGGCTGACGGTCGAGCTGCCGGGCGTCGACGTGACCGAGCCCGTGGGCCCGGCCTCGACGGTCGCCGCGTGGCTGGCGGACCCGCAGGCCGGCCCCTGGTTGCGCGAGCGGCTGGCCGGCAGCGGGTTCGCGACGCTGCTGGAGGACGGCCAGCACGGGGAGATGATGCGCGCGATCCCGCTCGTGCGGCTGAGCCGGTTCCCCGGGTTCCCCGTGGCCGAGGACGCGCTGGCGGGGCGGCCCGGCGCCTCCTGA